The following proteins are encoded in a genomic region of Cricetulus griseus strain 17A/GY chromosome 7, alternate assembly CriGri-PICRH-1.0, whole genome shotgun sequence:
- the LOC100764041 gene encoding hemoglobin subunit theta-1-like, translating to MALTQTDRALVLALWKKMSTNVGIYTTEALERTFVAFPSTKTYFAHLDLSPGSSQVKAHGQKVADALTLAAHHLDDLPDSLSALSDLHAHKLRVDPANFQFFSHCLLVTLARHYPGDFSPKMHASLDKFLGLVTSALVSKYR from the exons ATGGCTTTGACCCAGACGGACCGTGCGCTGGTTCTCGCGCTATGGAAGAAGATGAGCACCAACGTCGGAATCTACACGACTGAGGCCTTGGAGAG GACCTTCGTGGCCTTCCCCTCCACCAAAACCTACTTCGCACACTTGGACCTGAGCCCCGGCTCTAGCCAGGTTAAAGCCCATGGCCAAAAGGTGGCAGACGCACTGACTCTCGCTGCCCACCACCTGGACGACCTGCCTGATTCTCTGTCTGCTCTCAGTGATCTGCATGCTCACAAGCTCCGCGTAGACCCCGCTAACTTCCAG ttcTTCAGCCACTGTCTGCTGGTGACTCTTGCCCGCCACTATCCTGGAGACTTCAGCCCAAAGATGCACGCCTCCCTAGACAAGTTTCTGGGTCTTGTGACTTCGGCACTGGTCTCCAAGTATCGCTGA
- the LOC100757644 gene encoding hemoglobin subunit alpha isoform X3, which translates to MVLSAEDKNNIRTVWSKIGGHGAEYGAEALGRMFVTYPTTKTYFPHFDVSHGSAQVKAHGAKVADALAKAASHLDDLPGTLSSLSDLHAHELRVDPVNFKLLSQCLLVTLANHHPADFTPAVHASLDKFLASVSTVLTSKYR; encoded by the exons ATGGTGCTCTCTGCGGAAGACAAGAACAACATCAGGACTGTCTGGAGCAAGATTGGCGGCCACGGTGCTGAATATGGCGCGGAGGCCCTAGGGAG GATGTTCGTTACCTACCCCACCACCAAGACCTACTTCCCTCACTTTGATGTAAGCCACGGCTCTGCCCAGGTCAAGGCCCACGGCGCAAAGGTCGCAGACGCCCTGGCCAAGGCCGCTAGCCACCTCGATGACCTGCCCGGCACCCTGTCCTCTCTGAGCGACCTGCACGCCCACGAGCTGCGTGTGGACCCTGTCAACTTCAAG CTCCTGAGCCAATGCCTGCTGGTGACCCTGGCCAACCACCACCCAGCCGACTTCACCCCCGCGGTGCATGCCTCTCTGGACAAATTCCttgcctctgtgagcactgtCCTGACCTCCAAGTATCGTTAA
- the LOC100772835 gene encoding hemoglobin subunit alpha isoform X2 — protein sequence MVLSADDKNNIKGAWGKIGGHGAEYGAEALERMFVTYPTTKTYFPHFDVSHGSAQVKAHGAKVADALAKAASHLDDLPGTLSSLSDLHAHELRVDPVNFKLLSHCLLVTLANHHPADFTPAVHASLDKFLASVSTVLTSKYR from the exons ATGGTGCTCTCTGCGGACGACAAGAACAACATCAAGGGTGCCTGGGGCAAGATTGGCGGCCACGGTGCTGAATATGGCGCGGAGGCCCTAGAGAG GATGTTCGTTACCTACCCCACCACCAAGACCTACTTCCCTCACTTTGATGTAAGCCACGGCTCTGCCCAGGTCAAGGCCCACGGCGCAAAGGTCGCAGACGCCCTGGCCAAGGCCGCTAGCCACCTCGATGACCTGCCCGGCACCCTGTCCTCTCTGAGCGACCTGCACGCCCACGAGCTGCGTGTGGACCCTGTCAACTTCAAG CTCCTGAGCCACTGCCTGCTGGTGACCCTGGCCAACCACCACCCAGCCGACTTCACCCCCGCGGTGCACGCCTCTCTGGACAAATTCCTTGCCTCTGTGAGCACCGTCCTGACCTCCAAGTACCGTTAA